Proteins found in one Triticum aestivum cultivar Chinese Spring chromosome 4D, IWGSC CS RefSeq v2.1, whole genome shotgun sequence genomic segment:
- the LOC123100279 gene encoding uncharacterized protein, with amino-acid sequence MDSPPPQRRLQSLVDDAIREILLRKPPDDPARLVRASAVSTAWFGIVSDPSFFRDYRTFHGKPPILGYLDNKSYESHNVAQFIPTGAFRPLVCERRNWDAVDSRHGRVLFYTPKEDTDFIVWDPITDKQQVISADPKIFDILCTAEGITWMATVLCAKDACDHLGCHDGPFLVAFMGSNEVEKTMFASVYSSETTQWSEMISIENPHDIYPFATNTCPYAIEEKGHTAVVGKKIYYPVKWSYWTMKIVTYNVGEQELSLINLQGQAPARGILMGEEDGALVFAAIKESKLSVWSMEAGPNGVVARGQRRDIKLETILTPRALSWMVGETFKDGRCTLVGFANGAGVIFLNTADGLFTVEVGSGQTKKIHRNCSFETVIPYVSFYSREHARFVMPLQSNSYKK; translated from the exons ATGGATTCGCCTCCGCCGCAACGCCGACTCCAATCGCTGGTCGACGACGCCATCCGCGAGATTTTGCTCCGGAAACCGCCGGACGACCCGGCGAGGCTCGTCCGCGCCTCCGCTGTCTCCACCGCCTGGTTCGGAATCGTCTCCGACCCTTCCTTCTTTCGCGACTACCGGACCTTCCACGGGAAGCCCCCGATATTGGGCTACCTCGACAACAAATCCTACGAGAGCCACAACGTCGCCCAATTCATCCCCACCGGAGCCTTCCGCCCGCTCGTTTGCGAGCGCCGCAACTGGGACGCGGTCGACTCCCGCCATGGCCGCGTCCTCTTCTACACTCCCAAGGAGGACACGGATTTCATCGTTTGGGACCCCATCACCGACAAGCAGCAGGTGATTTCCGCCGATCCCAAGATATTTGACATACTTTGTACTGCAGAGGGGATAACCTGGATGGCCACTGTGCTCTGCGCCAAGGACGCCTGCGATCACCTGGGCTGCCATGACGGTCCCTTCCTCGTCGCCTTCATGGGCTCCAACGAGGTAGAAAAGACCATGTTCGCCTCTGTTTACTCATCCGAGACTACCCAGTGGAGCGAAATGATCTCAATTGAGAATCCGCATGATATCTATCCGTTTGCCACCAACACATGTCCGTATGCCATTGAGGAGAAGGGCCACACTGCCGTTGTCGGAAAGAAAATCTATTACCCCGTCAAGTGGAGCTACTGGACCATGAAAATTGTGACGTACAATGTGGGCGAGCAGGAACTTTCACTTATCAATTTGCAGGGCCAGGCACCCGCGCGCGGTATACTCATGGGAGAGGAAGACGGTGCGCTGGTGTTTGCGGCCATAAAGGAGTCTAAACTCTCTGTGTGGTCAATGGAGGCTGGTCCCAATGGAGTTGTGGCGAGAGGGCAACGCAGGGACATCAAGCTTGAAACTATTCTTACTCCTCGTGCCCTCTCATGGATGGTAGGCGAAACCTTCAAGGATGGTAGATGCACACTGGTTGGTTTCGCCAATGGTGCCGGTGTCATCTTCCTAAATACAGCAGATGGGCTCTTTACAGTTGAGGTCGGTTCTGGCCAAACCAAGAAGATACACAGAAACTGCAGCTTCGAGACAGTCATACCCTATGTGAGCTTCTACAGTCGAG AGCATGCCAGGTTCGTAATGCCACTGCAATCAAACTCATACAAGAAGTGA